A DNA window from Halorubrum sp. DM2 contains the following coding sequences:
- a CDS encoding HAMP domain-containing sensor histidine kinase, whose protein sequence is MNNRFSAGGRLLWPVWGLGTFLAVSLVAEGVLLALGAVTAPAGYWTGTVSSVVILAGIGYAVYQIPTSGPSVDRYSRIGYWCSAGAVGFLLINFGFMAAIPTATTFQVVGWTRWAIGFGGGIGLAIGVFEARAIDREVAAERARVRRDELQRERDRLDEFASVVSHDLRNPLSVAAGRLDLARREHPDDEHLEAIENALERMSAIVDETLALARQGKTVDETEDIDLATCAEGCWQRVDTRDATLETPGTATIRADPDRLSHVFENLFRNSVEHGGEGVTVSVGTLDGRDGLYVEDDGSGIPADDRDSVFDPGYTSAAGGTGFGLAIVDRIVAAHGWEIRVTEGAAGGARFEIDGVERST, encoded by the coding sequence ATGAATAATCGTTTCTCTGCCGGCGGGCGGCTACTGTGGCCGGTGTGGGGCCTCGGGACTTTCCTTGCGGTCTCTCTCGTTGCGGAAGGGGTACTCCTCGCGCTCGGGGCTGTCACCGCACCGGCCGGGTACTGGACCGGCACCGTCTCCTCCGTTGTCATCCTCGCAGGTATCGGATACGCAGTCTATCAGATTCCGACGTCGGGCCCGTCGGTCGACCGGTACTCTCGGATCGGCTATTGGTGTTCCGCGGGGGCAGTCGGGTTCCTTTTGATAAACTTCGGATTCATGGCGGCGATCCCGACGGCGACGACGTTTCAGGTCGTCGGCTGGACTCGATGGGCGATCGGTTTCGGTGGGGGGATCGGACTCGCGATCGGCGTCTTCGAGGCCCGGGCAATCGACCGGGAGGTCGCGGCGGAGCGTGCCCGCGTCCGCCGGGACGAACTCCAGCGTGAGCGCGACCGACTCGACGAGTTCGCGAGCGTCGTCTCACACGACCTCCGGAACCCGCTCAGCGTCGCCGCCGGGCGTCTGGACCTCGCGCGCCGAGAGCATCCCGACGACGAGCACCTCGAGGCGATCGAGAACGCGCTCGAACGGATGTCGGCGATCGTCGACGAGACCCTCGCGCTCGCCCGACAGGGAAAGACCGTCGACGAGACCGAAGACATCGACCTCGCGACCTGCGCCGAGGGCTGCTGGCAACGGGTCGACACGCGGGACGCGACGCTCGAAACGCCGGGGACGGCGACGATCCGGGCCGACCCCGACCGCCTCTCGCACGTCTTCGAGAACCTCTTTCGGAACAGCGTGGAACACGGCGGCGAAGGCGTGACCGTCAGCGTCGGGACGCTTGACGGCCGCGACGGACTCTACGTGGAGGACGACGGGTCTGGAATCCCGGCCGACGACCGCGACAGCGTCTTCGACCCCGGGTACACGTCCGCCGCCGGCGGAACCGGCTTCGGCCTCGCGATCGTCGACCGGATCGTCGCGGCCCACGGCTGGGAGATACGGGTCACGGAGGGGGCGGCCGGCGGGGCGCGGTTCGAGATCGACGGAGTCGAGCGGTCGACGTAG
- a CDS encoding CbaC protein: protein MSVDVSRGGLLVTLAIFGVIVYEMRTVLDFVGVELPIIPYMAAVFVLAGAVVWYVSLMGGWRTEPEGDDPA, encoded by the coding sequence ATGAGCGTCGACGTGAGCCGCGGCGGGCTGCTCGTGACGCTCGCGATATTCGGCGTGATCGTCTACGAGATGCGGACCGTGCTGGACTTCGTCGGCGTCGAACTGCCGATCATCCCCTACATGGCCGCCGTCTTCGTCCTCGCCGGCGCGGTGGTCTGGTACGTCTCGCTGATGGGCGGGTGGCGGACCGAGCCAGAGGGGGACGACCCGGCGTAG
- a CDS encoding b(o/a)3-type cytochrome-c oxidase subunit 1 codes for MSEAIEADRTFADKFPEEARIVRAALLSAFLALVIGAALGIVQTLHRTDVARIIPSSDYYTVLTAHGVFLAISFTTFFLVGLFTWAVVRSLDRPLVNTKVTWTWYAIMAVGMTMTGVSILAGFVDSIDMSADVLFTFYAPLQAHPMFYAGLAVFIVGSWIAGADFFRAWLAWKRDHPDERIPLQTFMVLTTMAMWYIASSAVAASVLIFLLPWSLGLIDQVNPTLTRTLFWFFGHPVVYFWLMPAYLLWYTVLPKIAGGRLFSDPLARVVFVLFLLLSTPVGIHHQYLDPGIAEGFKFISMTNTMFLLLPSLLTAFTVVASVEYGARRRGGSGLLGWLTDLPWRNPAFTGMMLAGLMFAAGGFSGMVNAGMNINYMIHNTIWVPGHFHLTVGTAVALTFMAATYWIWPQISNKPIYSRTIGLVQVVVWFVGMALMSNAMHAQGIMGVPRRTAEPEYAGFEYASMFGGFEELNVQIAIGGTLLFVSTILFIGNLLLTMGNPKVAGLGETLPPALSGPDDAPRVLDNLRLWVSIALVLVVLAYALPLAAIINRGGLLGPGVGTYPVWVAPVFDALADAAAPLLGAVGDASASLVEVVR; via the coding sequence ATGAGCGAGGCGATCGAGGCGGACCGGACCTTCGCCGACAAGTTCCCCGAGGAAGCGCGGATCGTCCGCGCCGCCCTACTCAGCGCCTTCCTCGCGTTAGTGATCGGCGCGGCCCTCGGAATCGTCCAGACGCTCCACCGGACCGACGTGGCGCGGATCATCCCGTCGAGCGACTACTACACCGTTCTGACCGCACACGGGGTGTTCCTCGCGATCAGCTTCACGACGTTCTTCCTCGTCGGCCTGTTCACTTGGGCGGTCGTGCGGAGCCTCGATCGACCGCTCGTCAACACGAAGGTCACGTGGACATGGTACGCCATCATGGCGGTCGGGATGACGATGACCGGCGTGTCGATCCTCGCCGGCTTCGTCGACTCGATCGACATGAGCGCGGACGTGCTGTTCACGTTCTACGCCCCGCTTCAGGCCCACCCGATGTTCTACGCGGGCCTCGCCGTGTTCATCGTCGGCTCGTGGATCGCCGGAGCCGACTTCTTCCGGGCGTGGCTCGCGTGGAAGCGCGACCACCCCGACGAGCGGATCCCGCTCCAGACGTTCATGGTGTTGACGACGATGGCGATGTGGTACATCGCCTCCTCGGCCGTGGCGGCCTCCGTGCTGATCTTCCTGCTCCCGTGGTCGCTCGGCCTGATCGATCAGGTGAACCCGACGCTGACCCGGACGCTCTTCTGGTTCTTCGGCCACCCGGTGGTGTACTTCTGGCTGATGCCGGCGTACCTGCTGTGGTACACCGTGCTGCCGAAGATCGCCGGGGGACGCCTGTTCAGCGACCCGCTCGCGCGCGTCGTGTTCGTCCTATTCTTGCTCCTCTCGACCCCGGTCGGGATCCACCACCAGTACCTGGACCCGGGGATCGCGGAAGGGTTCAAGTTCATCTCGATGACGAACACGATGTTCCTGCTGTTGCCGAGCCTGCTCACCGCGTTCACGGTGGTCGCGAGCGTCGAGTACGGCGCGCGGCGGCGCGGCGGGAGCGGCCTGCTCGGCTGGCTCACCGACCTCCCGTGGCGGAATCCGGCGTTCACCGGGATGATGCTCGCGGGACTGATGTTCGCCGCCGGCGGCTTCTCCGGTATGGTCAACGCCGGGATGAACATCAACTACATGATCCACAACACGATCTGGGTCCCGGGCCACTTCCACCTCACCGTCGGGACCGCGGTCGCGCTCACGTTCATGGCCGCCACCTACTGGATCTGGCCGCAGATCTCGAACAAGCCGATCTACAGCCGCACGATCGGACTGGTACAGGTCGTCGTCTGGTTCGTCGGCATGGCGCTGATGTCGAACGCGATGCACGCGCAGGGGATCATGGGCGTGCCGCGCCGGACCGCCGAACCCGAGTACGCCGGGTTCGAGTACGCGTCGATGTTCGGCGGGTTCGAGGAGCTGAACGTCCAGATCGCGATCGGCGGGACGCTGCTTTTCGTCTCGACGATCCTGTTCATCGGAAACCTCCTCCTCACGATGGGGAACCCGAAGGTCGCCGGCCTCGGCGAGACGCTGCCGCCGGCCCTGTCCGGGCCCGACGACGCGCCGCGCGTGCTCGATAACCTCCGGCTCTGGGTGAGCATCGCGCTCGTCTTGGTCGTGCTCGCGTACGCGCTCCCGCTGGCGGCGATCATCAACCGCGGCGGGCTGCTCGGTCCCGGCGTCGGCACGTACCCGGTGTGGGTCGCGCCCGTGTTCGACGCGCTCGCGGACGCCGCCGCGCCGCTGCTCGGCGCGGTCGGCGACGCGTCGGCGTCGCTCGTCGAGGTGGTCCGATGA
- a CDS encoding heavy metal translocating P-type ATPase: MSHCTLCDLPVGDDPHVAPDVDGEFCCQGCLAVARSLDDVDDLDEVEERRPDATPDDEFDGETTFLHVDGMHCATCESFLEMTAGEQEGVAAAEASYATDTIRVDYDPDAVSAEDLPDRLSVAGYTASDRADPEPDSDDVAVVRFLIGGGFFGMMAMLWYVLFLYPTYFGYDPILDLGGVTGTYLFAQIWVFTSIVLFYTGYPILRGAYVSLRARRPNMDLLVSLAAGSSYAYSTLALLVGRTDLYFDVTIAVILVVTAGNHYESVIKRRATGLLSDLTTAEERTVRTEAGESVAADAVDPDDRLLVRPGERVPFDGIVVEGTAAVDEALVTGESLPATKREGDAVRGGTVVTDAPVVVQVGEDATSTLDTLVRLLWEIQSSRSGVQRLVDKLATVFVPLVLAVAVVGAAATLALGSPPVDAALVGLTVLIVSCPCALGLATPLAVAAGIRDAARRGIVVVSDAVFEAAADVDTVVLDKTGTLTDGEMRLLDATAEAGTSVDRVRERAAAVERASVHPVAEAIVSGVAGGDRDRTGDRAAADGGAATAESTESPDGPTAADVDVLDRGVVGRVDGDEVVVGHQSLFGERGWPVGDRLREAGAAARDRGNVPVYVGWNGRVRGVLTVGDEVREGWESVVADLDADGRRVVVLTGDAPAAARQFADHPAIDEVFAEVPPEAKAETVRRLGADGPVAMVGDGSNDAPALAAADLGVSIASGTDLAADAADAVLLEDRLSAVPELFAVTRGTNRRLKQNLGWAFCYNAVAIPLALSGALNPLLAALAMASSSLLVVTNSARAVYKGD, translated from the coding sequence ATGTCACACTGTACGCTCTGTGATCTCCCGGTCGGGGACGACCCGCACGTCGCCCCCGACGTCGACGGCGAGTTCTGCTGTCAGGGGTGTCTCGCCGTCGCGCGCTCGCTCGACGACGTGGACGACCTCGACGAGGTAGAGGAGCGACGACCGGACGCGACGCCCGACGACGAGTTCGACGGCGAGACGACGTTCCTCCACGTCGACGGGATGCACTGCGCGACCTGCGAGTCGTTCCTCGAGATGACCGCGGGCGAACAGGAGGGGGTCGCGGCCGCGGAGGCGAGTTACGCGACCGACACGATCCGGGTCGATTACGACCCCGACGCCGTGAGCGCCGAGGACCTCCCCGACCGGCTCTCCGTCGCCGGCTACACCGCGAGCGACCGCGCCGACCCGGAGCCGGACTCCGACGACGTGGCTGTCGTGCGGTTCCTGATCGGCGGCGGCTTCTTCGGGATGATGGCGATGCTGTGGTACGTCCTCTTCCTGTATCCCACCTACTTCGGCTACGACCCGATCCTCGATCTGGGAGGGGTCACCGGGACCTACCTCTTCGCGCAGATCTGGGTGTTCACCTCCATCGTCCTGTTTTACACCGGCTACCCGATCCTCCGCGGGGCGTACGTCAGCCTGCGGGCGCGACGGCCGAACATGGACCTGCTGGTGTCGCTCGCGGCGGGGAGTTCCTACGCCTACAGCACGCTCGCGCTCCTCGTCGGCCGGACCGACCTCTACTTCGATGTGACCATCGCCGTGATACTGGTCGTCACCGCCGGCAACCACTACGAGTCGGTCATCAAACGCCGGGCGACCGGACTGCTCTCCGACCTGACAACGGCCGAGGAGCGAACCGTGCGGACGGAGGCGGGCGAGAGCGTCGCCGCCGACGCCGTCGACCCCGACGACCGACTCCTCGTGCGCCCCGGCGAGCGCGTGCCGTTCGACGGTATCGTCGTCGAGGGGACCGCTGCGGTCGACGAGGCGCTCGTCACCGGCGAGTCGCTGCCGGCGACGAAGCGCGAGGGGGACGCGGTCCGCGGCGGCACCGTCGTCACCGACGCACCGGTCGTCGTCCAAGTTGGCGAGGACGCGACGAGTACGCTCGACACCCTCGTGCGCCTGCTGTGGGAGATCCAGAGCTCTCGGTCGGGCGTCCAGCGGCTCGTCGACAAACTGGCGACGGTGTTCGTCCCGCTGGTGCTTGCGGTCGCGGTCGTCGGCGCGGCCGCCACCCTCGCGCTCGGCTCGCCGCCGGTCGACGCCGCGCTCGTCGGGCTGACGGTGCTCATCGTCTCGTGTCCGTGCGCGCTCGGACTCGCGACCCCGCTCGCGGTCGCCGCCGGGATCCGCGACGCCGCGCGGCGGGGGATCGTCGTCGTCTCCGACGCCGTCTTCGAGGCGGCCGCCGACGTGGACACCGTCGTCCTCGACAAGACCGGGACGCTCACCGACGGCGAGATGCGGCTGCTCGACGCGACCGCCGAGGCGGGAACGTCCGTCGACCGCGTCCGAGAGCGCGCGGCCGCCGTCGAGCGCGCCTCGGTCCACCCGGTCGCCGAGGCGATCGTTTCGGGAGTGGCGGGAGGCGACCGAGACCGCACCGGAGACCGAGCGGCGGCCGACGGCGGGGCCGCGACCGCGGAGTCGACCGAGTCACCCGACGGTCCCACCGCGGCCGACGTCGACGTCCTCGACCGCGGGGTCGTCGGACGGGTCGACGGCGACGAGGTCGTCGTCGGCCACCAGTCGCTGTTCGGGGAGCGCGGCTGGCCGGTCGGCGATCGGCTCCGCGAGGCCGGCGCGGCCGCCCGCGACCGCGGGAACGTCCCTGTCTACGTCGGCTGGAACGGGCGGGTTCGCGGGGTCCTCACCGTGGGTGACGAGGTGCGCGAGGGCTGGGAGTCGGTCGTCGCCGACCTCGACGCGGACGGCCGGCGGGTGGTCGTCCTCACCGGCGACGCCCCCGCTGCCGCGCGGCAGTTCGCCGACCACCCCGCGATCGACGAGGTGTTCGCCGAGGTGCCGCCGGAGGCGAAAGCCGAGACGGTCCGGCGGCTCGGGGCGGACGGCCCGGTCGCGATGGTGGGGGACGGGAGCAACGACGCCCCAGCGCTCGCCGCGGCCGATCTCGGGGTCTCGATCGCCTCCGGCACCGACCTGGCGGCCGACGCCGCCGACGCGGTGCTGCTGGAGGACCGGCTCTCCGCGGTCCCGGAGCTGTTCGCGGTCACGCGCGGGACGAACCGGCGGCTGAAACAGAATCTCGGCTGGGCGTTCTGCTACAACGCGGTCGCGATCCCGCTGGCCCTGTCCGGCGCGCTCAACCCGCTGCTTGCGGCGCTCGCGATGGCGTCGAGCAGCCTCCTCGTGGTGACGAACTCCGCGAGAGCCGTTTATAAGGGCGACTGA
- a CDS encoding FAD/NAD(P)-binding oxidoreductase: protein MSHSIAVLGGGTGGTVLANDLAERLAPEIDAGDVEVTLINDDPDHVYKPVWLYVAFGQREPADGRRPLSDLVDDRVDLVIDRVTEIDTDDKALALRDGTGSLAYDHLVVATGSTLAADEVPGLSEGSHDYYSESGALDLRDELLSMTEGHLVLSVVGTPHMCPAAPLEFAFMADDWFRERGLRDDVDVTYTYPINRVHGNPHIGEWAEPIMAERDIDTETFFNAESIDPDAKTITSMEGTELDYDLLAAIPPHRGVDVVDEAGLGDRGWVDVDKHTLEAERADDVYALGDAAVTGVPKAGSVAHYQAGVVAERLASEVRGRPATATYDGKTLCFIETGMDAASFVEFDYERPPSPATPSEKLHWSKLAYNESYWLTARGLL, encoded by the coding sequence ATGAGCCACAGCATCGCCGTCCTCGGAGGTGGCACGGGCGGGACGGTGCTCGCGAACGACCTCGCGGAGCGGCTCGCCCCGGAGATCGACGCCGGTGACGTCGAGGTCACGCTGATCAACGACGATCCGGACCACGTGTACAAGCCGGTGTGGCTGTACGTCGCGTTCGGCCAGCGAGAGCCCGCAGACGGGCGTCGACCGCTCTCCGACCTAGTCGACGACCGGGTCGACCTCGTGATCGATCGGGTGACCGAGATCGACACCGACGACAAGGCGCTCGCGCTCCGCGACGGCACCGGCTCCCTCGCGTACGACCACCTCGTCGTCGCGACCGGTTCGACGCTCGCGGCCGACGAGGTCCCGGGACTCTCGGAGGGAAGCCACGACTACTACTCCGAGTCGGGCGCGCTGGACCTGCGGGACGAACTGCTCTCGATGACCGAGGGGCACCTCGTCCTCAGCGTCGTCGGGACGCCGCACATGTGTCCCGCCGCGCCGCTGGAGTTCGCGTTCATGGCGGACGACTGGTTCCGCGAGCGCGGGCTCCGCGACGACGTCGACGTCACGTACACGTATCCGATCAACCGGGTCCACGGCAACCCCCACATCGGCGAGTGGGCCGAGCCGATCATGGCGGAGCGCGACATCGACACGGAGACGTTCTTCAACGCCGAGTCGATCGACCCCGACGCGAAGACTATCACCTCCATGGAGGGGACGGAACTCGACTACGACCTCCTCGCCGCGATTCCGCCGCACCGCGGCGTCGACGTGGTCGACGAGGCGGGGCTGGGCGACCGCGGCTGGGTCGACGTCGACAAGCACACGCTGGAGGCCGAACGAGCCGACGACGTGTACGCCCTCGGCGACGCCGCGGTGACCGGCGTGCCGAAGGCCGGCAGTGTCGCCCACTATCAGGCGGGCGTCGTGGCGGAGCGGCTCGCGAGCGAGGTCCGCGGGCGGCCCGCGACCGCGACGTACGACGGGAAGACGCTCTGTTTCATCGAGACGGGGATGGACGCCGCCTCGTTCGTCGAGTTCGACTACGAGCGGCCGCCGTCGCCCGCGACGCCCTCGGAGAAGCTCCACTGGTCGAAGCTGGCGTACAACGAGTCCTACTGGCTCACCGCACGGGGGTTGCTCTGA
- a CDS encoding Rdx family protein produces MTRVEIEYCVPCGMLNRAQDVSEAILKQFGESIDEVALVTGDAGVFVVRAADEVVFDKEEDEYDVDAIVRAVKPYVGAAA; encoded by the coding sequence ATGACACGCGTCGAAATCGAGTACTGCGTCCCGTGTGGCATGTTGAACCGCGCTCAGGATGTCTCCGAGGCGATCCTCAAGCAGTTCGGGGAGTCGATCGACGAGGTCGCGCTGGTGACGGGCGACGCCGGCGTGTTCGTCGTCCGCGCCGCCGACGAGGTCGTCTTCGACAAGGAGGAGGACGAGTACGACGTGGACGCCATCGTCCGGGCGGTCAAGCCGTACGTCGGCGCAGCGGCGTAG
- a CDS encoding cytochrome c oxidase subunit II gives MHIHAYEKLWLALSIALILALIGTVTYGAVGPGIAMVSDTEPTIDPGALDEDERFSEPRVEQIGENEYAAYVVARQYGFQPDPIVVPENSTVTFYVTSADVTHGFEVAGTNANTMVIPGEVSEITVETDDPAEYGIVCNEYCGAGHHVMEGKVNVVSQAQYEERTSGGDGE, from the coding sequence ATGCACATTCACGCGTACGAGAAACTCTGGCTCGCGCTCTCGATCGCTTTGATACTCGCCCTCATCGGCACCGTGACGTACGGCGCGGTCGGTCCCGGCATCGCGATGGTGAGCGACACCGAGCCGACGATCGATCCCGGCGCGCTCGACGAGGACGAACGGTTCTCGGAACCGCGCGTCGAACAGATCGGCGAGAACGAGTACGCGGCGTACGTCGTCGCCCGGCAGTACGGCTTCCAGCCGGACCCGATCGTTGTCCCGGAGAACAGCACCGTGACGTTCTACGTCACGTCCGCGGACGTGACACACGGGTTCGAGGTCGCCGGCACGAACGCGAACACGATGGTCATCCCCGGCGAGGTGTCCGAGATCACCGTCGAGACGGACGACCCGGCCGAGTACGGGATCGTCTGTAACGAGTACTGCGGTGCCGGTCACCACGTCATGGAGGGGAAAGTGAACGTCGTCAGTCAGGCGCAGTACGAAGAGCGGACCAGCGGGGGTGACGGCGAATGA
- a CDS encoding sulfurtransferase TusA family protein: protein MSDIDIEPTDTVDARGAACPGPLMDLIGRVRSANSGDVIALLSDNDQSLTDVSEWVGETDNELLAVDESGDDYDFYVEVA from the coding sequence ATGTCCGACATCGACATCGAACCCACCGACACGGTCGACGCCCGCGGGGCGGCCTGTCCCGGCCCGCTGATGGACCTCATCGGTCGCGTCCGGTCCGCGAACTCCGGCGACGTGATCGCGTTGTTGAGCGACAACGATCAGTCGCTGACCGACGTCTCGGAGTGGGTCGGCGAGACCGACAACGAACTGCTCGCGGTCGACGAGTCGGGCGACGATTACGACTTCTACGTGGAGGTCGCGTGA
- a CDS encoding heme o synthase: protein MNIPDRFPAVLAAAAMGVYLLVVVGATTSLTEAATACGGWPACGNGAALPASTAGWIALGHRVLAVAVGLLVALSAALAWWDGADRRVRAALLAALVVYPAQAGVGALVAVGDLPGPLASAHLLLGVGIFGAVLAALAWWLESETGDPDDAPDDFEPGTDDLPPVEDAPEPDLPTATLPRLKATAAAYFRLTKPRLMWLLCLVAAAAMALAGGSGFTPGVVAATLVGGALAVGASGTFNHVLERDVDKRMQRTSDRPLATDLVPVSHALAFGGLLTLVSLGLFWTVNPLTAVLGLVAIAFYSVVYTLLLKPNTVQNTVIGGAAGALPALIGWAAVTGEVGGGGLLLAAVIFLWTPAHFYNLALAYKDDYERGGFPMMPVVRGETTTRRHILWYLGATLVAAVALAAAADPLGALYAVVGVAVGAVFLWTVVRLHYEQTEGAAFRAFHASNAYLGLLLFAVVLDALVV from the coding sequence GTGAACATCCCCGACAGATTCCCCGCGGTGCTGGCCGCGGCCGCGATGGGCGTATACCTGCTCGTCGTCGTCGGCGCGACCACCTCTCTCACGGAGGCGGCGACCGCCTGCGGCGGCTGGCCCGCCTGCGGGAACGGTGCCGCCCTCCCGGCGTCGACCGCGGGCTGGATCGCCCTCGGCCACCGCGTCCTCGCGGTCGCCGTCGGCCTCCTCGTCGCCCTCTCCGCCGCGCTCGCGTGGTGGGACGGCGCGGACCGTCGGGTCAGAGCGGCGCTCCTCGCCGCGCTCGTCGTCTACCCCGCTCAGGCGGGGGTCGGCGCGCTCGTGGCGGTCGGCGACCTTCCGGGCCCGCTCGCCTCGGCGCACCTCCTCCTCGGCGTCGGCATCTTCGGTGCCGTCCTCGCCGCGCTCGCGTGGTGGTTGGAGAGCGAGACCGGCGATCCGGACGACGCCCCCGACGACTTCGAGCCGGGGACCGACGACCTCCCGCCGGTCGAGGACGCCCCCGAACCCGACCTCCCGACCGCGACGCTCCCGCGGCTGAAGGCGACCGCGGCGGCGTACTTCCGGCTGACGAAGCCGCGCCTGATGTGGCTGCTCTGTCTCGTCGCCGCGGCGGCGATGGCGCTCGCGGGCGGGTCCGGGTTCACGCCCGGCGTCGTGGCGGCGACGCTCGTCGGCGGTGCGCTCGCCGTCGGCGCGTCGGGGACGTTCAACCACGTCCTCGAACGCGACGTTGACAAGCGGATGCAGCGGACCAGCGACCGCCCGCTCGCGACCGACCTCGTGCCGGTCTCGCACGCCCTCGCGTTCGGCGGACTCCTCACGCTCGTCTCGCTCGGGCTGTTCTGGACGGTGAACCCGCTAACGGCGGTGCTCGGGCTGGTCGCGATCGCGTTCTACAGCGTCGTCTACACGCTCCTCCTGAAGCCCAACACGGTCCAGAACACGGTCATCGGCGGTGCGGCCGGGGCGCTCCCGGCGCTCATCGGCTGGGCCGCGGTCACCGGCGAGGTCGGCGGCGGCGGGCTGCTGCTCGCGGCGGTGATCTTCCTGTGGACGCCCGCACACTTCTACAACCTCGCGTTAGCGTACAAGGACGACTACGAGCGCGGCGGCTTCCCGATGATGCCCGTCGTCCGCGGCGAGACCACGACGCGCCGCCACATCCTCTGGTACCTCGGCGCGACGCTGGTCGCCGCGGTGGCGCTCGCGGCGGCCGCCGACCCGCTCGGCGCGCTGTACGCCGTCGTCGGGGTCGCCGTCGGGGCCGTCTTCCTCTGGACGGTCGTTCGGCTCCACTACGAGCAGACCGAAGGGGCGGCGTTCCGCGCGTTCCACGCCTCGAACGCCTACCTCGGCCTGCTGTTGTTCGCGGTCGTGCTCGACGCGCTGGTAGTCTGA